The Rattus rattus isolate New Zealand chromosome 1, Rrattus_CSIRO_v1, whole genome shotgun sequence genome includes a region encoding these proteins:
- the Smarcd1 gene encoding LOW QUALITY PROTEIN: SWI/SNF-related matrix-associated actin-dependent regulator of chromatin subfamily D member 1 (The sequence of the model RefSeq protein was modified relative to this genomic sequence to represent the inferred CDS: deleted 1 base in 1 codon) yields MAARAGFQSVAPSGGAGASGGAGVAAALGPGGTPGPPVRMGPAPGQGLYRSPMPGAAYPRPGMLPGSRMTPQGPSMGPPGYGGNPSVRPGLAQSGMDQSRKRPAPQQIQQVQQQAVQNRNHNAKKKKMADKILPQRIRELVPESQAYMDLLAFERKLDQTIMRKRLDIQEALKRPIKQKRKLRIFISNTFNPAKSDAEDGEGTVASWELRVEGRLLEDSALSKYDATKQKRKFSSFFKSLVIELDKDLYGPDNHLVEWHRTATTQETDGFQVKRPGDVNVRCTVLLMLDYQPPQFKLDPRLARLLGIHTQTRPVIIQALWQYIKTHKLQDPHEREFVICDKYLQQIFESQRMKFSEIPQRLHALLMPPEPIIINHVISVDPNDQKKKKTACYDIGVEVDDTLKTQMNFFLLSTASQQEIASLDNKIHETIETINQLKTQREFMLSFARDPQGFINDWLQSQCRDLKTMTDVVGNPEEERRAEFYFQPWAQEAVCRYFYSKVQQRRQELEQALGIRNT; encoded by the exons ATGGCGGCCCGGGCGGGTTTCCAGTCCGTGGCTCCGAGCGGCGGCGCGGGAGCCTCAGGAGGAGCGGGCGTGGCGGCTGCTCTGGGCCCGGGCGGAACTCCCGGGCCTCCCGTGCGAATGGGCCCGGCGCCGGGTCAAGGGCTGTACCGCTCTCCGATGCCCGGGGCGGCCTATCCG AGACCAGGTATGCTGCCAGGCAGCCGAATGACACCTCAGGGACCTTCCATGGGACCTCCTGGCTATGGGGGGAACCCTTCAGTCCGACCTGGCCTGGCCCAGTCAGGGATGGACCAATCCCGCAAGAGACCTGCGCCTCAACAGATCCAGCAGGTCCAGCAGCAGGCGGTCCAAAATCGAAATCACAA tgcaaagaaaaagaagatggctGACAAAATCCTACCTCAGAGG ATTCGGGAATTGGTACCGGAATCACAGGCATACATGGATCTCCTGGCTTTTGAAAGGAAACTGGACCAGACTATTATGAGGAAACGCCTGGATATCCAGGAGGCCTTGAAGCGGCCCATAAAG CAAAAACGGAAGCTGCGGATTTTCATTTCTAACACATTCAATCCGGCTAAGTCGGATGCCGAGGACGGGGAAGGGACTGTGGCTTCCTGGGAGCTCCGGGTAGAAGGACGGCTCCTGGAGGAT TCAGCCTTGTCCAAATATGATGCCACCAAGCAAAAGAGaaagttctcttccttttttaagtCCTTGGTGATCGAACTGGACAAAGACCTCTATGGGCCAGACAACCATCTGGTAGAA TGGCACAGGACCGCCACTACCCAGGAGACCGACGGCTTCCAGGTGAAGCGACCAGGAGATGTGAATGTACGGTGCACTGTCCTGCTGATGCTGGATTACCAG CCCCCCCAGTTTAAATTAGACCCTCGCCTGGCTCGCCTCTTGGGCATCCACACCCAGACACGTCCAGTGATCATCCAGGCACTGTGGCAATATATTAAAACACATAAGCTCCAGGACCCTCACGAGCGAGAGTTTGTTATCTGTGACAAGTACCTCCAGCAG atcttTGAATCTCAGCGGATGAAGTTCTCAGAGATCCCTCAGCGGCTGCATGCCCTGCTCATGCCACCAGAACCCATCATCATTAATCACGTCATCAG TGTTGACCCaaatgaccagaaaaaaaaaaagacagcgtGCTACGACATTGGCGTGGAAGTGGATGACACTTTGAAGACCCAGATGAACTTTTTCCTGCTGTCCACTGCCAGCCAGCAGGAGATCGCTTCC CTAGACAACAAG atcCATGAGACAATAGAAACTATCAACCAGCTGAAGACCCAACGAGAGTTCATGCTGAGCTTTGCCCGAGACCCCCAGGGTTTCATCAATGATTGGCTTCAATCCCAGTGCCGGGACCTCAAG acaATGACTGATGTGGTGGGTAACCCGGAAGAGGAGCGCCGAGCTGAGTTCTACTTCCAGCCTTGGGCCCAGGAGGCCGTGTGCCGATACTTCTACTCCAAG GTGCAGCAGAGGCGGCAAGAATTAGAGCAAGCCCTGGGAATCCGAAACACATAG